From the genome of Haloterrigena sp. KLK7, one region includes:
- a CDS encoding site-2 protease family protein, with amino-acid sequence MDYGFPAVVSVPELAGSETLTWVVAGLLVYWFGIIALRRAELLPSYVGTQGPILTFHTKRGRQFLDRLAKPRRFWRAWANLGVGIAIVVMAAMFVVLALGAVSAVTSPQPASSINQPRNVIPFPGVNDFLPVSATPGIVTGLLVGLVVHEGGHGLLCRVEDIEIDSMGVAMLAFVPMGAFVEPDQEGSKEASRGGQTRMFAAGVTNNFAVTILVFGLLFGPIAGSIAVAPGAAVGGVAPDSPAADADIQPNDRITAVGGEPVETNDDLGERLEAAEGDRVELELNGERTVTVERSLLVTAAIENGPTGLQVGDRILEVGGQTIATEREFFDAVGDDERATVTIERDGRELEREMPIGAAVTVTDDGPLQDATGSLDEPLIITRFDGERTHTYDELISLVKEKETGSEITVEGYLDGERVEYEVTLGEHPRDGGSYLGVVGNSGTSGVELNGIGVQLYPAEDYLAILGGGNGPDNALMNSFVGKIVLAVMLPVSAVAGLLPFNFAGFTGGVQNFYEVQGTLAALGDGTVFFVANLLFWTGWINVQLGFFNCIPAFPLDGGHILRTSTEAIVSRLPFETTRGHVRTVTTAVGLTMLGSFVLMLGVPLLQ; translated from the coding sequence ATGGACTACGGTTTCCCTGCTGTCGTCTCGGTCCCCGAACTCGCCGGCTCGGAGACGCTCACGTGGGTCGTCGCCGGCCTGCTCGTCTACTGGTTCGGGATCATCGCGCTCCGTCGAGCGGAGCTGTTGCCGTCGTACGTCGGCACACAGGGGCCGATTCTGACCTTCCACACCAAGCGCGGCCGGCAGTTTCTCGACCGCCTCGCGAAGCCCAGACGGTTCTGGCGCGCGTGGGCGAACCTCGGCGTCGGGATCGCTATCGTCGTGATGGCGGCGATGTTCGTCGTCCTCGCGCTCGGGGCGGTCTCCGCGGTGACGTCGCCGCAGCCGGCCAGTAGCATCAATCAGCCGCGAAACGTCATCCCGTTCCCCGGCGTCAACGACTTCCTGCCGGTGTCGGCGACGCCCGGGATCGTTACCGGACTGCTGGTCGGACTGGTCGTCCACGAGGGCGGCCACGGCTTGCTCTGTCGCGTCGAGGACATCGAGATCGATTCGATGGGCGTGGCCATGCTCGCGTTCGTCCCGATGGGCGCGTTCGTCGAGCCCGACCAGGAAGGCAGTAAGGAGGCCTCTCGCGGCGGCCAGACGCGGATGTTCGCCGCCGGCGTCACCAACAACTTCGCGGTGACGATCCTCGTCTTCGGCCTGCTGTTCGGACCGATCGCCGGATCGATCGCCGTCGCCCCGGGCGCCGCCGTCGGCGGCGTCGCTCCCGACTCGCCCGCGGCCGACGCCGACATTCAGCCGAACGATCGCATCACCGCCGTCGGGGGCGAACCCGTCGAGACGAACGACGACCTCGGAGAGCGACTGGAGGCCGCCGAGGGCGATCGGGTCGAACTCGAACTCAACGGCGAACGGACGGTGACGGTCGAGCGCTCGCTGCTCGTGACCGCCGCGATAGAGAACGGGCCGACCGGGCTGCAAGTCGGCGATCGGATCCTCGAGGTCGGGGGCCAGACGATCGCGACCGAACGCGAGTTCTTCGACGCCGTCGGCGACGACGAGCGCGCCACCGTGACGATCGAACGCGACGGGCGGGAACTCGAGCGCGAAATGCCGATCGGTGCCGCCGTCACCGTCACCGACGACGGGCCGCTCCAAGACGCGACCGGGTCGCTGGACGAACCGCTGATAATCACCCGATTCGACGGCGAACGGACCCACACCTACGACGAGCTCATCTCGCTGGTCAAGGAAAAGGAGACCGGCAGCGAGATCACCGTCGAGGGCTATCTCGACGGGGAGCGCGTCGAGTACGAGGTCACGCTCGGTGAGCATCCCCGCGACGGCGGGAGCTATCTCGGCGTCGTCGGTAACTCCGGAACGTCCGGCGTCGAACTCAACGGTATCGGCGTCCAGCTCTACCCCGCCGAGGACTACCTGGCGATTCTCGGGGGCGGGAACGGTCCCGACAACGCCCTGATGAACTCGTTCGTCGGGAAGATCGTCCTCGCGGTGATGCTCCCGGTCAGCGCCGTGGCCGGCCTCCTCCCGTTCAACTTCGCCGGCTTCACCGGTGGCGTCCAGAACTTCTACGAGGTACAGGGGACGCTCGCGGCGCTGGGCGACGGGACGGTCTTCTTCGTCGCGAACCTCCTGTTCTGGACCGGCTGGATCAACGTCCAGCTGGGCTTTTTCAACTGCATTCCGGCGTTCCCGCTCGACGGCGGCCACATCCTCCGGACGAGCACCGAGGCGATCGTCTCGCGGCTCCCCTTCGAGACTACCCGCGGGCACGTCCGCACCGTCACGACGGCCGTCGGGCTGACGATGCTCGGGAGCTTCGTCCTCATGCTGGGGGTCCCTCTCCTCCAGTAG
- a CDS encoding PadR family transcriptional regulator encodes MRKSGPPKGLIAYLVLELLEEKPRYGYEILKEIREISGGHWEPSYGSVYPILYKFEEKGWAERIDREDEPDRKYFELTDAGHAELADRRESCTEKARDFADVILGFFHVYAAFSTDDRFEIPDRDGEWRFDESCSAWIVEQLARHHERYFDAEFERIEATPEEFYERHGIESADGDAGAPADADDASNPEES; translated from the coding sequence ATGCGGAAAAGTGGGCCGCCGAAGGGACTTATCGCCTATCTCGTCCTCGAGTTGCTCGAAGAGAAGCCCCGCTACGGCTACGAGATACTGAAGGAGATCCGCGAGATCAGCGGCGGTCACTGGGAGCCGTCCTACGGCTCGGTCTACCCCATCCTCTACAAGTTCGAGGAGAAGGGGTGGGCCGAGCGGATCGACCGCGAGGACGAGCCCGACCGGAAGTACTTCGAGCTCACCGACGCGGGCCACGCGGAACTCGCGGATCGGCGCGAGAGCTGTACCGAAAAGGCCCGCGACTTCGCCGACGTCATCCTCGGCTTCTTTCACGTCTACGCGGCGTTCTCGACGGACGATCGGTTCGAGATCCCCGATCGGGACGGCGAGTGGCGCTTCGACGAGTCCTGCAGCGCGTGGATCGTCGAACAGCTCGCCCGCCACCACGAACGCTACTTCGACGCCGAGTTCGAGCGCATCGAGGCGACGCCCGAGGAGTTCTACGAGCGCCACGGCATCGAGTCGGCGGACGGAGACGCGGGAGCGCCGGCCGACGCCGACGACGCCTCGAACCCCGAGGAGTCGTGA